Proteins from a single region of Pseudomonas phenolilytica:
- the ampD gene encoding 1,6-anhydro-N-acetylmuramyl-L-alanine amidase AmpD: MYLDRATGWCEGVRHCPSPNFNERPDGEISLLVIHNISLPPGQFGTGRVQQFFQNCLPCGEHPFFAEIAELRVSAHFLIERDGTITQFVSCLDRAWHAGVSRFGEREGCNDFSLGIELEGTDCQPYSEAQYVALIELCRLLQRAYPAITGERICGHSDIAPGRKTDPGPAFDWLRLRAAAITC; this comes from the coding sequence ATGTATCTGGATCGCGCGACCGGCTGGTGCGAGGGCGTTCGCCATTGCCCATCGCCGAACTTCAACGAGCGCCCGGACGGCGAGATCTCGCTGCTGGTCATTCACAACATCAGCCTGCCGCCCGGCCAGTTCGGCACCGGCCGTGTCCAGCAGTTTTTCCAGAACTGCCTGCCGTGCGGCGAGCATCCGTTCTTCGCCGAGATCGCCGAGCTGCGTGTGTCGGCGCATTTCCTCATCGAGCGCGACGGCACGATCACCCAATTCGTCTCCTGCCTCGATCGCGCCTGGCACGCCGGGGTGTCGCGCTTCGGCGAGCGCGAGGGCTGCAACGATTTTTCCCTCGGTATCGAGCTGGAGGGTACCGATTGTCAGCCGTACAGCGAGGCGCAGTACGTTGCGCTGATCGAGCTGTGCCGGCTGCTGCAGCGGGCCTATCCGGCGATCACCGGCGAACGGATCTGCGGCCACAGCGACATCGCACCGGGACGCAAGACCGATCCCGGTCCCGCATTCGACTGGCTGCGGCTGCGTGCCGCCGCCATCACCTGTTAA
- the nfi gene encoding deoxyribonuclease V (cleaves DNA at apurinic or apyrimidinic sites) codes for MSSPYPSQPFADWDGTPAAARALQQTLAAQVRLVDDFPPLRLIAGVDVGFEEQGQITRAAVVLLDAQTLEVVAQSLTRIPTSMPYIPGLLSFRELPAVLQALQALPAVPDLIFSDGHGIAHPRRLGIAAHLGVVTGLPTIGVAKKILTGEHEELGEARGAQVPLRDRKTGEVLGTVLRSKERVRPLIVSPGNRVSLASAPRLVMQYVTRYRLPEPTRLADRLASRRDEKAAAARLRR; via the coding sequence ATGAGCAGCCCCTATCCGTCGCAACCGTTCGCCGATTGGGATGGCACGCCCGCCGCCGCGCGCGCGCTGCAGCAGACGCTGGCGGCGCAGGTGCGGCTGGTGGACGACTTCCCGCCACTACGGCTAATCGCCGGTGTCGACGTGGGCTTCGAGGAGCAGGGACAGATCACCCGGGCGGCCGTCGTGCTGCTCGATGCGCAGACGCTGGAGGTGGTCGCGCAGAGCCTGACGCGCATTCCCACCTCGATGCCCTACATACCTGGGCTGCTGTCGTTTCGCGAACTGCCGGCAGTCTTGCAGGCACTGCAAGCGCTGCCGGCGGTACCCGACCTGATCTTCTCCGACGGCCACGGCATCGCTCATCCACGCCGGCTGGGGATCGCCGCGCATCTGGGCGTGGTGACCGGGCTGCCGACCATCGGCGTGGCGAAGAAGATTCTCACTGGCGAACACGAGGAGCTGGGCGAGGCGCGCGGCGCGCAGGTGCCGTTGCGCGATCGCAAGACCGGCGAGGTGCTGGGTACGGTGCTGCGCAGCAAGGAGCGCGTGCGTCCGCTGATCGTGTCGCCCGGCAACCGCGTCAGCCTGGCCAGTGCACCGCGGCTGGTGATGCAGTATGTCACCCGCTACCGGCTGCCCGAACCCACCCGGTTGGCCGATCGGCTGGCCTCGCGCAGGGATGAGAAGGCGGCTGCTGCGCGGCTGCGACGGTAG
- a CDS encoding alpha/beta hydrolase codes for MLKRETPLSLDGPCGALEALYFDQPQARGLALICHPNPVKGGTMLNKVVSTLQRTARDQGYSTLRFNYRGVGGSAGEHDMQEGEVDDAEAALRWLAAQRPDLPLCLLGFSFGGFVAAALAVRLEAQGRAPDKLFLVAPAVSRLAGQAQPAQGSLTIIQPEQDEVIDPASVYAYSAALTRPHELLKVAECGHFFHAKLVELKELVAPRL; via the coding sequence TTGCTGAAACGCGAAACCCCCCTCTCTCTCGACGGCCCATGCGGTGCGCTCGAGGCCCTGTACTTCGATCAACCGCAGGCCCGGGGGCTGGCGCTGATCTGCCATCCCAACCCGGTCAAGGGCGGCACGATGCTGAACAAGGTTGTCTCGACCTTGCAGCGTACGGCGCGCGACCAGGGCTACAGCACGCTGCGGTTCAACTATCGCGGGGTCGGCGGCAGCGCCGGCGAGCACGACATGCAGGAAGGGGAGGTGGACGACGCCGAAGCCGCATTGCGCTGGCTGGCGGCGCAGCGTCCCGATCTGCCGCTCTGCCTGCTGGGGTTTTCCTTCGGTGGGTTCGTCGCAGCTGCTCTGGCTGTACGCCTCGAGGCACAGGGCAGGGCGCCGGATAAGCTGTTTCTGGTGGCGCCAGCGGTGTCGCGCCTGGCCGGCCAGGCACAGCCCGCGCAGGGCTCGCTGACCATCATCCAGCCGGAGCAGGACGAAGTGATCGACCCCGCCTCGGTGTACGCCTATTCGGCCGCGCTTACGCGCCCCCATGAGCTGCTGAAAGTGGCAGAATGCGGCCACTTTTTCCACGCCAAGCTGGTGGAGCTGAAGGAGCTGGTGGCACCCCGCCTGTAG
- a CDS encoding GlxA family transcriptional regulator: protein MNSPALSRISILATEGVFASTLMHAKDFFHMASLRRGRQRGADLAPAFETRLVSPDGQPVTTFSGTTIAVDGALEDADVVILPAFWGDFDALCARYPQVLTWLRHRHAAGSTICGEATGAFWMAQAGLLDHREATTHWRFASEFAERFPQVQLSPDKHLTDSDNLYCAGGTTSSCDLYLYLVERFCGAAVAQGMARDVLFEVQRSYRPGRLGFGGQKLHLDSRVLQIQEWLEDHFAEKFRFEDVALQHGMSIRNFMRRFQAATGDKPLHYLQRLRIETAKSLLSTTRKSIKTISYEVGYDDASFFARLFRQHTDVSPNQYRQQYRHKSS from the coding sequence ATGAACTCGCCCGCCCTCAGTCGCATCAGCATCCTGGCCACCGAAGGGGTCTTCGCTTCGACCCTCATGCACGCCAAGGATTTCTTTCACATGGCCAGCCTGCGCCGCGGCCGGCAGCGCGGTGCGGACCTCGCGCCCGCCTTCGAAACCCGCCTGGTCAGCCCCGACGGCCAACCGGTGACCACTTTCAGCGGCACCACTATAGCCGTCGATGGCGCGCTGGAAGACGCCGACGTGGTGATCCTGCCCGCCTTCTGGGGCGACTTCGATGCACTCTGCGCGCGTTATCCGCAGGTGCTGACGTGGCTGCGGCATCGCCATGCGGCCGGCAGCACGATCTGTGGCGAGGCCACCGGGGCGTTCTGGATGGCTCAGGCCGGGCTGCTGGATCATCGCGAGGCGACGACCCACTGGCGCTTCGCCAGCGAGTTCGCCGAGCGTTTCCCGCAGGTACAGCTGAGCCCGGACAAGCACCTGACCGACAGCGATAACCTCTACTGTGCCGGCGGCACCACGTCGTCGTGCGATCTGTATCTGTACCTGGTCGAGCGCTTCTGCGGAGCTGCCGTCGCGCAAGGCATGGCGCGCGATGTGCTGTTCGAGGTGCAGCGCAGCTACCGGCCGGGGCGGCTCGGCTTCGGCGGCCAGAAGCTGCATCTTGACAGCCGCGTGCTGCAGATTCAGGAATGGCTGGAAGACCACTTCGCCGAGAAATTCCGCTTCGAGGACGTCGCGCTGCAGCACGGCATGAGCATCCGCAATTTCATGCGGCGATTCCAGGCCGCCACCGGCGACAAGCCGCTGCATTACCTGCAGCGCCTGCGCATCGAGACAGCCAAGAGCCTGCTGTCGACGACGCGCAAGAGCATCAAGACCATCAGTTATGAGGTGGGCTACGACGACGCCAGCTTCTTCGCCCGCCTGTTCCGCCAGCACACCGATGTGTCGCCGAACCAGTATCGGCAGCAGTATCGGCACAAGAGCAGCTGA
- a CDS encoding DUF3094 family protein: MSSRLNPEDQQRVDDYLSAPQHQVERQPFRPWLLLALVLSVVLGLGLLSRLLGRLVT; this comes from the coding sequence ATGTCCAGCCGCCTGAATCCCGAAGACCAGCAGCGCGTAGACGACTATCTCAGCGCACCACAGCATCAGGTCGAGCGTCAGCCGTTCCGCCCGTGGCTCCTGCTCGCATTGGTACTGAGTGTGGTTCTCGGCCTCGGCCTGCTGAGCCGCCTGCTTGGCCGTCTGGTGACATGA
- the ampE gene encoding regulatory signaling modulator protein AmpE encodes MSFLVILLVLLIEKFSDWRHRLQHDGAWLTQLRRLEARPPQAASPWLALALLVLLPVLLLGGVLWLLEPLAYGWLSLPLHVLVVLYSLGRGAVKRELGPFRDAWRRGDEEAAALVAERDLKLREAQPASLLQAAQGLLLWRSYEGFFAVIFWYVLLGPMAALAYRLLALTVEHTQLEPLRERAAQVRHAFDWLAVRVLLASFALVGNFVALNRALLHRLLDWDMPARQLLAEVGPQAADLEPQIAGEAGVARLDALGALLVRARVLWYAALALWTLLA; translated from the coding sequence ATGAGTTTTCTGGTGATTCTGCTGGTGCTGCTGATCGAGAAATTCTCGGATTGGCGGCATCGGCTGCAGCACGATGGCGCCTGGCTCACCCAGCTGCGTCGGCTCGAGGCGCGGCCACCGCAGGCCGCGTCGCCCTGGCTGGCACTCGCCCTGCTGGTGCTGCTGCCGGTACTGCTGCTGGGCGGCGTGCTGTGGCTGCTCGAACCGCTGGCCTACGGCTGGCTGAGCCTGCCGCTGCATGTGCTGGTGGTGCTGTACAGCCTCGGACGCGGTGCGGTGAAGCGCGAGCTCGGGCCGTTCCGCGATGCCTGGCGGCGTGGCGACGAGGAGGCCGCGGCGCTGGTGGCCGAGCGCGATCTGAAGCTGCGCGAGGCGCAACCGGCGAGCCTGCTGCAGGCGGCGCAGGGCCTGCTGCTGTGGCGCAGCTACGAGGGGTTTTTTGCGGTGATCTTCTGGTATGTGCTGCTCGGACCGATGGCGGCACTGGCCTATCGGCTGCTGGCGCTGACCGTCGAGCACACCCAGCTGGAGCCGCTGCGCGAACGCGCCGCGCAGGTGCGTCACGCCTTCGACTGGCTGGCGGTACGGGTGTTGCTGGCCAGCTTCGCCCTGGTCGGCAATTTCGTCGCGCTCAACCGTGCGCTGTTGCATCGGCTGCTCGACTGGGACATGCCGGCGCGCCAGCTGCTCGCCGAGGTCGGCCCACAGGCGGCCGACCTCGAGCCGCAGATTGCCGGTGAGGCGGGGGTCGCCCGGCTCGACGCCCTCGGCGCGCTGCTGGTGCGCGCGCGCGTGCTCTGGTACGCGGCGCTCGCGCTGTGGACGCTGCTCGCTTGA
- a CDS encoding YhcB family protein produces MEQTLATWLLPIVGLIAGIAIGYLVARNSAPNRTQRQVDDLQERFDTYQSEVVTHFNTTAALLRKLTSSYQDIQDHLSEGADRLALDEQTRERLLAALRNDDHSSPRERLSSPAFTEPPKDYAPKDDDAPGTLHENFGFKQRH; encoded by the coding sequence GTGGAACAGACCCTCGCGACCTGGTTGCTCCCGATCGTCGGCCTCATCGCCGGCATCGCCATTGGCTACCTGGTGGCTCGCAACAGCGCGCCCAACCGTACGCAACGCCAAGTGGACGACCTGCAGGAGCGTTTCGATACCTACCAGAGCGAAGTGGTTACCCACTTCAACACGACTGCTGCCCTGCTGCGCAAGCTCACCAGCAGCTACCAGGACATTCAGGACCACCTGAGCGAAGGCGCCGACCGCCTGGCACTCGACGAGCAGACCCGCGAACGCCTGCTCGCCGCGCTGCGCAATGATGACCATTCCAGCCCGCGCGAACGCCTGAGCTCGCCGGCGTTCACCGAACCACCGAAGGACTATGCGCCCAAGGACGACGACGCGCCCGGCACGCTGCACGAGAACTTTGGTTTCAAGCAGCGCCACTGA
- the zapE gene encoding cell division protein ZapE produces the protein MTPLERYRADLQRPDFFHDAAQENAVRHLQRLYDDLVADERGGSGLFGKLFGKKPQGPIKGIYFWGGVGRGKTYLVDTFFDALPFKQKMRTHFHRFMKRVHEEMRTLKGEKNPLTIIGKRFADEARVICFDEFFVSDITDAMILATLLDELFKNGVSLVATSNIVPDGLYKDGLQRARFLPAIELLKKHTEIVNVDSGIDYRLRALEQAELYHFPLDAEAELSLEKSFRSLLTENCTVLENEALLIENREIMARRVANDVAWFEFRALCDGPRSQNDYIELGKIFEAVLVSNIEQMNVAKDDMARRFINMVDEFYDRNVKLILSAEVELKDLYAGGRLEFEFQRTLSRLLEMQSHEYLARPHKP, from the coding sequence ATGACTCCTCTTGAGCGCTATCGGGCCGACCTGCAACGTCCTGACTTTTTCCACGATGCCGCCCAGGAAAACGCGGTGCGCCATTTGCAGCGGCTGTACGACGATCTGGTAGCCGACGAGCGTGGCGGCAGTGGATTGTTCGGCAAGCTCTTCGGCAAGAAACCGCAGGGGCCGATCAAGGGCATCTATTTTTGGGGTGGCGTGGGTCGCGGCAAGACCTACCTGGTCGATACGTTCTTCGATGCGCTGCCGTTCAAGCAGAAGATGCGCACGCACTTCCACCGCTTCATGAAGCGCGTGCACGAGGAAATGCGCACGCTCAAGGGCGAGAAGAACCCGCTGACCATCATCGGCAAGCGTTTTGCCGATGAGGCAAGAGTGATCTGCTTCGACGAGTTCTTCGTCTCCGACATCACCGACGCGATGATCCTCGCGACCCTGCTCGACGAGCTGTTCAAGAACGGTGTGAGTCTGGTCGCGACTTCCAACATCGTCCCGGACGGCCTGTACAAGGACGGTTTGCAGCGCGCGCGCTTCCTGCCGGCCATCGAGCTGTTGAAGAAGCACACCGAGATCGTCAACGTCGACAGCGGCATCGACTACCGCCTGCGCGCGCTGGAACAGGCCGAGCTGTATCACTTCCCGCTGGATGCCGAGGCCGAGCTGAGCCTGGAAAAGAGCTTCCGCAGCTTGCTGACGGAAAACTGTACGGTGCTGGAAAACGAGGCGTTGCTGATCGAGAACCGCGAGATCATGGCGCGCCGGGTAGCCAATGATGTTGCCTGGTTCGAGTTCCGTGCCCTGTGCGACGGTCCGCGTAGCCAGAACGACTACATCGAGCTGGGCAAGATCTTCGAGGCGGTGCTGGTATCCAACATCGAGCAGATGAACGTGGCCAAGGACGACATGGCGCGGCGCTTCATCAACATGGTCGACGAGTTCTACGACCGTAACGTCAAGCTGATCCTTTCCGCCGAGGTCGAACTCAAGGACCTGTATGCCGGCGGACGTCTGGAGTTCGAGTTCCAGCGCACCCTCAGCCGTTTGCTGGAGATGCAGTCGCACGAATACCTCGCGCGGCCGCACAAGCCCTAA
- the nadC gene encoding carboxylating nicotinate-nucleotide diphosphorylase, giving the protein MPNLTLADLSAEIDATVRRALAEDVGSGDITAQLIPAERLAHASVITREAAVISGVAWVDAVFRQLDPRVAVHWQVADGERVEADQVLFNLEGPARALLTGERTALNFLQTLSGVATNCRHYADLVEGTGVKLLDTRKTLPGLRLAQKYAVTCGGCHNHRIGLYDAFLIKENHIAACGSIAQAIVAAHRIAPGKPVEVEVESLDELEQALQAGADIVMLDELSLDDMRTAVDLARGRAKLEASGGIGEETLLAVAQTGVDYISIGALTKHVRAVDLSMRLRQ; this is encoded by the coding sequence ATGCCTAACCTGACACTTGCCGATCTTTCCGCTGAAATTGATGCCACCGTTCGTCGGGCGCTTGCGGAAGATGTCGGTAGCGGCGACATCACCGCGCAGCTGATCCCGGCGGAGCGCCTCGCGCATGCCTCGGTCATTACCCGGGAAGCGGCGGTAATCAGCGGTGTGGCATGGGTCGATGCGGTGTTCCGCCAGCTTGATCCGCGGGTCGCGGTGCACTGGCAAGTGGCCGATGGCGAGCGAGTCGAGGCCGATCAGGTGCTGTTTAATCTCGAAGGACCGGCGCGCGCGCTGTTGACCGGCGAGCGCACGGCGTTGAATTTTCTACAGACGTTATCCGGCGTCGCGACGAATTGCCGGCACTATGCCGATCTGGTCGAGGGTACCGGCGTGAAACTGCTCGACACCCGCAAGACGCTGCCTGGCCTGCGTCTTGCGCAGAAGTACGCGGTGACCTGTGGTGGCTGCCATAACCATCGTATCGGCCTCTACGATGCGTTCCTGATCAAGGAGAACCACATTGCTGCCTGCGGCAGTATCGCTCAGGCGATCGTGGCGGCGCATCGTATTGCCCCGGGCAAGCCGGTCGAGGTCGAGGTCGAAAGTCTCGACGAACTGGAGCAGGCGCTGCAGGCTGGCGCCGATATCGTCATGCTGGACGAGCTGAGTCTCGACGACATGCGCACGGCGGTCGACCTGGCGCGTGGTCGCGCCAAGCTGGAGGCGTCTGGCGGTATCGGCGAGGAGACGCTGCTTGCGGTGGCGCAGACTGGAGTGGATTACATCTCCATCGGTGCGCTGACCAAGCACGTGCGCGCGGTGGATCTGTCGATGCGTCTGCGGCAGTAA
- a CDS encoding DUF1631 domain-containing protein has translation MRTDAKVVHLNKATPELRPTSPAAKLPVALISVRDKAAQQLRQALQTLFDNADDSLFEIADRATSNTEQSAFFEAMRDLRMKRRTIERSFLHQLFEAFATLNQYEIGKPQPLEGVSFDSLSLVQNDELEESVAIDTMVTKVTGRTIPALGHLTTRMNALVSRKLDDKSNPLGPSAICDYFLAACSSLGVPIKVKLIILKLFEKYVLTELDQLYTEANLTLAAAGILPELQSTAPHRSHRPSTGASTSSSASTHASQTNMHESGQQEAVFSALLDLLSEARNSSALTPRSAPSDAIPISSNDLLRLLSHMQARAPQTVDEHNLQGQLDQLLQRVSAKSGRSRVVGEVDEDVINLVSMLFEFILDDRNLPDSLKALIGRLQIPLLKVAVLDKTFFSRGSHPARRLLNEIASAALGWSDQDEAQRDSLYQKIEQIVARLLNDFTDDPSIFSELLADFLAFIGDERRRSELLEQRTRDAEEGRAKAEIARQAVEQALNQRLLGKTLPEVVVRLLQEAWSKVLLLICLKHGTQSTQWDDALMTMDELIWSVTPHADEQSREQLMQLVPNLLKSLREGLTSAAFDPFSTGEFFTQLEALHVQTLQRFEQPVTEAAVSMDAAQPATLPETTTPPTPVMVEVVEEIQLLTPGESRERQPEACLPEHDEALNQVDNLRVGSWVEFQEDEEHKLRCKLAAVIKPTGRYIFVNRTGMKVLEKTRMGLASEFQRGAIRLLNDTLLFDRALESVIGNLRKLKNN, from the coding sequence ATGCGAACCGATGCCAAAGTGGTGCACCTGAACAAGGCCACCCCTGAGCTCAGACCAACGTCACCGGCCGCCAAGCTGCCGGTGGCGCTGATCAGCGTGCGCGACAAGGCCGCCCAGCAACTGCGTCAGGCGTTGCAAACGCTGTTCGACAATGCCGACGATTCGCTGTTCGAGATCGCCGATCGCGCCACCAGCAACACCGAACAAAGCGCGTTCTTCGAAGCCATGCGCGACCTGCGCATGAAGCGACGCACCATCGAGCGCAGCTTCCTGCATCAGCTGTTCGAAGCCTTCGCCACGCTCAACCAGTACGAGATCGGCAAGCCCCAGCCGCTGGAAGGTGTGTCCTTCGACAGCCTTAGCCTGGTGCAGAATGACGAACTGGAAGAGTCCGTTGCGATCGACACGATGGTGACCAAAGTGACCGGGCGCACCATTCCTGCGCTCGGCCACCTGACGACGCGCATGAACGCGCTGGTCAGCAGAAAGCTCGACGACAAGTCCAACCCGCTCGGCCCGAGCGCGATCTGCGACTACTTCCTCGCCGCCTGCAGCAGTCTCGGCGTGCCGATCAAGGTCAAGCTGATCATTCTCAAACTCTTCGAAAAGTACGTACTGACCGAACTGGATCAACTCTACACGGAAGCCAATCTAACGCTCGCAGCAGCCGGCATCCTGCCCGAACTGCAGTCGACCGCTCCACATCGCTCTCACCGGCCGAGCACTGGCGCCAGCACCAGCAGCTCCGCAAGCACGCATGCCAGCCAGACGAACATGCACGAGAGCGGCCAGCAGGAAGCCGTCTTCAGTGCACTGCTTGACCTGCTTTCCGAAGCTCGCAACAGCAGCGCACTGACCCCACGCAGCGCGCCCAGCGATGCAATCCCGATTTCCAGCAACGACCTGCTGCGCCTGCTATCGCACATGCAGGCGCGCGCACCGCAAACCGTTGACGAGCACAACCTGCAGGGACAGCTCGATCAGCTACTCCAGCGCGTGAGCGCCAAAAGCGGCAGATCGCGCGTGGTCGGCGAAGTCGACGAAGACGTGATCAATCTCGTGTCGATGTTGTTCGAGTTCATTCTCGACGACCGCAATTTGCCGGATTCGCTCAAGGCGCTGATTGGCCGCCTGCAGATACCGCTGCTCAAAGTAGCGGTACTGGACAAGACGTTCTTCAGCCGCGGCAGTCACCCGGCTCGCCGCCTGCTCAACGAGATCGCCTCGGCAGCTTTGGGCTGGAGCGACCAGGATGAAGCGCAGCGCGATAGTCTGTATCAGAAGATCGAGCAGATCGTGGCGCGCCTGCTGAACGATTTCACCGACGACCCGAGCATTTTCTCCGAGTTGCTGGCGGACTTCCTCGCCTTCATCGGCGACGAGCGCCGGCGCAGTGAACTGCTCGAGCAACGCACCCGCGATGCAGAGGAAGGACGCGCCAAGGCCGAGATCGCCCGCCAGGCCGTTGAACAGGCACTCAATCAGCGACTTCTCGGCAAGACCCTGCCTGAAGTGGTGGTACGCCTGCTACAGGAGGCCTGGAGCAAAGTCCTGCTGCTGATTTGCCTGAAACATGGCACGCAGTCGACGCAGTGGGACGATGCGCTGATGACGATGGATGAACTGATCTGGAGCGTGACGCCGCATGCCGACGAACAGTCGCGCGAGCAGCTCATGCAGCTGGTGCCTAACCTGCTCAAGTCCCTGCGCGAAGGTCTGACCAGCGCTGCATTCGATCCGTTCTCCACCGGAGAGTTCTTCACCCAGCTGGAGGCTCTGCACGTTCAGACGCTGCAACGTTTTGAGCAGCCTGTAACCGAAGCGGCCGTGAGCATGGACGCTGCCCAGCCCGCGACCCTACCGGAAACCACCACTCCGCCAACGCCTGTCATGGTTGAAGTGGTCGAGGAGATTCAGCTGCTGACGCCCGGCGAAAGTCGCGAGCGCCAGCCCGAGGCCTGCCTGCCCGAGCACGACGAGGCACTGAACCAGGTCGACAACCTGCGTGTGGGTAGCTGGGTGGAGTTCCAGGAAGATGAAGAGCACAAGCTGCGCTGCAAATTGGCTGCGGTGATCAAACCGACCGGCCGCTACATCTTCGTCAACCGCACCGGCATGAAGGTCCTGGAGAAAACCCGCATGGGCCTGGCCAGCGAGTTCCAGCGCGGCGCCATCCGCCTCCTCAACGACACGCTGCTGTTCGACCGCGCGCTGGAGTCCGTGATCGGCAACCTGCGCAAATTGAAGAACAACTGA
- a CDS encoding tryptophan--tRNA ligase: MKTRILTGITTTGTPHLGNYAGAIRPAVIASRAASADSFYFLADYHALIKCDDPLRIQCSRLEIAATWLACGLDAERVTFYRQSDVPEIPELTWLLTCVTAKGLLNRAHAYKASVDKNVENGEDPDAGVTMGLYSYPVLMAADILMFNAHKVPVGRDQIQHVEMARDIAQRFNHLFGQGRELFTLPEAVIEESVATLPGLDGRKMSKSYDNTIPLFGSAKELKAAVARIVTDSKLPGEPKDPDSSHLFTLYQAFATPAQLATFRAELSDGLAWGEAKQRLFELLDNELSEPRELYRQLIAKPAELEEILQAGAAKARRIATPFLGELREAVGLRNFSSQTQSAAPAKKKAGKVARFASFREADGAFRFRFFAADGEELLLSRPLSNPKAIGQLTQRLIAGGPDALELREDEGSQFTLWLDDECIADSPSYDTAEAMDAAMLRVRAALATLAE; encoded by the coding sequence ATGAAGACCCGAATTCTCACCGGCATCACCACCACCGGCACGCCTCACCTGGGCAACTACGCCGGCGCCATCCGTCCGGCCGTGATCGCCAGCCGTGCGGCCTCGGCCGACTCGTTCTATTTCCTCGCGGACTACCACGCGCTGATCAAGTGCGACGACCCGCTGCGCATCCAATGCTCGCGTCTGGAAATCGCCGCGACCTGGCTGGCCTGCGGTCTGGACGCCGAGCGCGTGACCTTCTACCGGCAGTCCGACGTGCCGGAAATCCCCGAGCTGACCTGGCTGCTCACCTGTGTCACCGCCAAAGGTCTGCTCAACCGCGCGCACGCCTACAAGGCTTCGGTGGACAAGAATGTCGAGAACGGCGAAGACCCGGACGCCGGCGTGACGATGGGGCTGTACAGCTACCCGGTGCTGATGGCGGCGGACATCCTCATGTTCAACGCGCACAAGGTGCCGGTCGGTCGCGACCAGATCCAGCATGTCGAGATGGCGCGTGACATCGCCCAGCGCTTCAACCACCTGTTTGGCCAGGGCCGCGAGCTGTTCACGCTGCCCGAGGCCGTGATCGAAGAGAGCGTGGCAACGCTGCCGGGCCTTGACGGACGCAAGATGTCCAAGAGCTACGACAACACCATCCCGCTGTTCGGCAGCGCCAAGGAGCTGAAGGCTGCGGTAGCGCGCATCGTCACCGACTCCAAGCTGCCGGGCGAGCCGAAGGATCCGGACAGCTCGCACCTGTTCACGCTCTACCAGGCCTTCGCCACCCCGGCGCAACTGGCCACGTTCAGGGCCGAGCTGAGTGACGGTCTGGCTTGGGGCGAGGCCAAACAGCGACTGTTCGAGCTGCTCGACAATGAACTGAGCGAGCCGCGCGAACTCTATCGTCAGCTGATCGCCAAGCCCGCCGAGCTCGAGGAAATTCTCCAGGCCGGCGCCGCCAAGGCGCGCCGGATCGCTACGCCGTTCCTCGGCGAGCTGCGCGAGGCAGTAGGCCTGCGCAATTTCTCCAGCCAAACGCAGAGCGCGGCACCGGCGAAGAAAAAAGCCGGCAAGGTCGCGCGTTTCGCCAGTTTTCGCGAGGCCGACGGCGCCTTCCGCTTCCGCTTCTTCGCCGCCGATGGCGAGGAGCTGCTGTTGTCGCGGCCGCTGAGCAATCCGAAGGCGATCGGCCAGTTGACGCAGCGATTGATCGCCGGTGGGCCGGATGCGCTGGAGCTGCGCGAGGACGAAGGCAGCCAGTTCACCCTGTGGCTGGACGACGAGTGCATCGCCGATAGCCCCAGCTACGACACCGCCGAGGCCATGGATGCAGCCATGCTGCGCGTGCGCGCGGCGCTGGCGACACTGGCCGAGTAA